In the genome of Paenibacillus sp. FSL R5-0766, one region contains:
- a CDS encoding MalY/PatB family protein, whose product MKYNFDEIIDRTGTNAMNTDGFRQYIFNATKDMTFPFKDVEFIRMWIADMEFATPPEILDAVKERLDRRIMGYSQVFDPAYYEAVSNWMKRYYDWSFAKEHLETSNGIIPALYELVEYICQSDEKVLIVTPSYGFFKSAAEHNNLELVCSDMINDQGRYSIDFEDFEAKAKDEKVRVCIFCNPHNPSGRVWTTEELQRVGEICLRNNVWVISDEIHCDLLRTGKRHTPLAKLFPDTDRIITCMSPSKTFNMAGLMFSNVIIPNKALRDIWQARHYGFKNPLSIAATQAAYEMGDEWLKQLKGYLDANFACVEQYVKQHLPLAVFHIPEATYLAWIDISAYAPQNVSLPLFFAEQAGVLLEDGHMFVANGEGCIRLNLACPRSVLQEGLRRISSVLVKEVEEVPVQV is encoded by the coding sequence ATGAAATATAACTTTGATGAGATTATAGACCGCACAGGTACAAATGCCATGAATACGGATGGTTTCCGTCAATATATTTTTAATGCCACAAAGGACATGACTTTTCCATTCAAAGATGTAGAATTTATTCGCATGTGGATTGCAGATATGGAATTTGCCACACCTCCCGAGATTCTGGATGCAGTTAAGGAGCGTCTGGACCGTAGAATCATGGGTTACTCCCAAGTATTCGATCCCGCATACTACGAAGCTGTCTCCAATTGGATGAAAAGATACTATGACTGGTCCTTCGCGAAGGAGCATTTGGAGACCTCAAACGGGATCATCCCCGCTTTATATGAACTGGTGGAATATATCTGTCAATCGGATGAGAAAGTACTGATCGTAACCCCGTCTTATGGTTTCTTCAAGTCAGCTGCGGAGCATAACAATCTTGAACTGGTGTGTTCGGATATGATCAACGATCAGGGGCGTTACTCGATTGATTTTGAGGATTTTGAAGCCAAGGCCAAGGATGAGAAGGTAAGGGTATGTATTTTCTGCAACCCGCATAATCCATCTGGACGCGTCTGGACAACGGAGGAGTTACAACGTGTGGGTGAGATCTGCCTGCGGAACAACGTATGGGTCATTTCGGATGAGATTCACTGTGATCTGCTGCGGACGGGCAAAAGACATACGCCACTTGCAAAGCTGTTCCCGGATACGGATCGAATCATTACATGTATGTCCCCGAGCAAAACATTCAACATGGCTGGTCTGATGTTCTCTAATGTCATCATTCCGAACAAAGCACTTCGAGACATTTGGCAGGCACGCCATTATGGTTTCAAAAACCCACTGAGCATTGCTGCCACTCAAGCGGCTTACGAAATGGGTGATGAATGGCTGAAACAATTAAAAGGGTATCTAGACGCCAATTTCGCCTGCGTAGAACAGTATGTGAAGCAGCATCTGCCACTGGCTGTTTTTCATATCCCGGAAGCCACGTATCTGGCCTGGATTGATATCTCGGCATATGCTCCACAAAATGTAAGTTTACCTTTATTCTTCGCTGAGCAAGCGGGTGTATTGCTCGAAGATGGGCATATGTTTGTAGCCAATGGTGAGGGTTGTATTCGGTTGAATCTGGCTTGTCCCCGTTCTGTCCTTCAGGAAGGGTTACGAAGAATCAGCAGTGTGCTTGTGAAAGAAGTCGAAGAGGTGCCCGTTCAAGTATAA
- the ung gene encoding uracil-DNA glycosylase produces MFGNDWDKVLQEETEAEYFNKIRYTLAAEYKTQTVFPPKEDLFSALKLTPYHQVKAVIIGQDPYHGAGQAHGLSFSVRPGVRVPPSLKNIYKELHADLDLPIPNHGSLVHWAQQGVLLLNAVLTVREGQPNSHQALGWQTFTDAVIRALNERSEPMVFMLWGSHAQKKGAFINRDKHLVLESTHPSPLAAHRGFLGSRPFSKANDFLTSKGIEPIDWKIPEN; encoded by the coding sequence ATGTTTGGAAACGATTGGGACAAGGTGCTTCAGGAAGAAACGGAAGCCGAATATTTTAATAAGATTCGTTACACTCTCGCCGCCGAGTACAAAACGCAGACGGTCTTTCCGCCCAAAGAAGACCTGTTCTCGGCACTGAAGCTGACGCCGTATCATCAGGTTAAGGCTGTTATTATTGGTCAGGACCCTTATCACGGAGCGGGACAGGCTCATGGATTAAGCTTTTCGGTTAGACCGGGAGTGCGTGTACCGCCTTCTCTGAAAAATATATATAAGGAACTTCATGCCGATCTGGACCTACCAATTCCGAATCATGGATCTCTGGTTCATTGGGCGCAGCAGGGAGTCCTGCTATTAAATGCCGTTCTGACGGTTCGTGAAGGTCAGCCGAACTCCCATCAGGCACTGGGATGGCAGACGTTTACGGATGCGGTTATTCGCGCGTTGAATGAACGTTCAGAGCCAATGGTATTTATGTTATGGGGCAGTCATGCCCAGAAGAAAGGTGCTTTTATTAACAGGGACAAGCACCTTGTACTGGAGTCTACACATCCAAGTCCGCTGGCTGCGCATCGTGGATTCCTCGGCAGTCGTCCCTTTTCCAAAGCCAATGATTTCTTGACCTCCAAAGGTATTGAACCGATCGACTGGAAGATACCTGAAAACTAG
- a CDS encoding iron ABC transporter permease: MESSTIVGAERKKRTKSTIVLIVLALLIITAFVVSMNTGFTKLSPLEVLRTLFGGGTAKQELILFEFRLPRIVISVLVGAGLALSGCILQGVSRNALADPGILGINAGAGLVVMLFVSFFPTTTAAPVFLLPILALIGSGFAAFLIYVLSYKKGEGIMPTRMLLTGIGVAAGISSAMIVLTLRLSPEKYQFVATWMAGSIWGSNWKFVTALLPFLIILVPLVLYKARVLNVLNLGDQTASGLGTPVERERLILLAAAVGLAGSCVSVSGGIGFVGLIGPHLARRLVGPKHQFLLPASALIGSLLVLVADTLGRVILQPSEIPAGILVAIIGAPYFLYLLSKTK, from the coding sequence ATGGAATCCTCAACAATAGTTGGAGCAGAGCGCAAGAAGAGAACCAAGAGTACGATTGTCCTCATTGTGCTTGCCCTATTAATTATTACGGCTTTTGTGGTGAGCATGAACACAGGTTTTACCAAGCTTTCGCCGCTTGAGGTGTTGCGAACCCTGTTTGGTGGAGGCACGGCGAAACAGGAATTGATCCTGTTTGAATTCCGTCTGCCACGGATTGTGATTTCGGTGCTGGTCGGGGCCGGACTTGCGTTATCTGGTTGTATTTTGCAGGGAGTATCTCGGAATGCGTTGGCAGATCCGGGGATCCTCGGGATTAATGCAGGTGCTGGTCTGGTCGTCATGTTATTTGTTTCCTTTTTCCCGACAACGACAGCAGCGCCGGTATTTCTTTTGCCAATTCTGGCCCTGATCGGTTCCGGTTTTGCTGCATTTCTGATCTACGTTCTCTCTTACAAAAAAGGAGAGGGCATTATGCCTACTCGTATGTTGCTTACGGGGATCGGGGTAGCGGCGGGAATCAGTTCTGCCATGATCGTGCTTACGTTACGGCTTAGTCCGGAAAAATATCAATTTGTAGCTACCTGGATGGCAGGCAGCATCTGGGGTTCGAACTGGAAATTTGTAACGGCATTGCTACCGTTTCTTATTATTCTTGTCCCGCTTGTTCTGTATAAGGCACGTGTACTAAACGTACTGAATCTGGGGGACCAGACTGCAAGTGGACTCGGGACTCCGGTTGAGCGTGAGCGACTGATTTTGCTTGCGGCTGCTGTAGGACTTGCCGGCTCATGTGTATCTGTGAGTGGGGGGATCGGTTTTGTAGGTCTGATCGGACCGCATTTGGCGCGTCGTCTGGTGGGTCCAAAACATCAATTCCTTTTACCCGCATCTGCACTGATCGGTTCTTTGCTCGTACTGGTTGCAGATACGCTCGGTCGTGTCATCCTGCAGCCTTCGGAGATTCCTGCGGGGATCCTGGTTGCCATTATTGGTGCGCCATACTTCCTGTACCTCTTAAGCAAGACGAAATAG
- a CDS encoding DUF3626 domain-containing protein: MELSRSQQLAQEHVTNYARSRKNEAEQTIREILRMSNIELKTFEDAITKLKSHASIALHFHPDRLDPNMKSVAEALLEQGVYKSQFETFLSNGSVSAFSGGERDVWENKMFGGAYQINGSTNSERPKYGALNVMLHPDGPAPRFGSCYLLLSTEVSHRCTYTYLDSHQDPEEKGTYEEFDLILAALLRDVFYSNFAIGERNLTVQKLIDYMLVNLEKPFQNPSNQEPNRNLDHYIEAQVHGDISLEKDVKMLVADPSFKGTHTGRILEQICLKYSIDLHWHMGFTLLVDEVPMDFRGPLMPSLAKRIAKSDFIDANIIGSAAMDLKRNPSHWSDRGTYKEVLQELKLLWHVLVRYGKPMEE, translated from the coding sequence ATGGAACTATCAAGGTCTCAGCAATTAGCTCAAGAGCATGTAACCAATTATGCAAGAAGCCGCAAAAATGAAGCGGAGCAAACCATTAGGGAAATCCTTCGTATGTCCAACATCGAGCTGAAGACATTTGAAGATGCTATCACTAAACTAAAATCTCATGCAAGTATCGCGCTACACTTTCACCCAGATCGATTAGATCCGAATATGAAAAGCGTGGCTGAGGCACTACTTGAGCAGGGGGTTTATAAAAGTCAGTTTGAGACTTTCTTATCGAATGGAAGTGTATCCGCATTTTCAGGCGGTGAACGTGACGTTTGGGAAAATAAAATGTTTGGCGGAGCGTACCAAATAAATGGCTCAACCAATAGCGAACGGCCCAAGTATGGGGCACTCAATGTTATGTTACATCCCGATGGACCTGCTCCACGTTTTGGATCATGTTATCTCCTTTTATCGACTGAGGTCTCTCATCGTTGCACGTATACATATTTGGATTCTCACCAAGACCCCGAGGAAAAGGGAACGTATGAGGAATTTGACCTCATTTTGGCTGCTCTCTTGAGGGATGTATTCTATAGTAATTTTGCCATTGGTGAAAGAAATCTAACGGTTCAAAAGTTAATCGATTATATGCTCGTCAATCTTGAGAAACCATTCCAAAATCCATCAAACCAAGAGCCAAACCGAAATCTGGACCATTATATCGAAGCTCAGGTTCATGGTGATATTTCCCTTGAAAAAGATGTCAAGATGCTTGTTGCCGACCCATCATTTAAAGGCACCCATACTGGACGAATCTTAGAGCAGATATGTTTAAAGTATTCCATTGATCTCCACTGGCACATGGGCTTTACACTATTGGTTGATGAGGTTCCTATGGATTTTCGAGGTCCTTTGATGCCTTCACTAGCCAAGAGAATTGCAAAAAGTGATTTTATTGATGCAAATATCATTGGTTCTGCAGCTATGGACTTGAAACGAAACCCAAGCCATTGGAGCGATCGAGGAACCTACAAAGAAGTTCTACAAGAGTTAAAATTACTCTGGCATGTCTTAGTGAGATATGGAAAGCCAATGGAAGAGTGA
- a CDS encoding TIGR00730 family Rossman fold protein, which yields MKRIAVFAGSNPGNHPDYTEKAIQLGKQIADSGYALVYGGSCMGLMGAVADAALEQGGEVIGVMPTGLFRGEVVHGGLTQLIEVGTMHERKATMAELSDGFIALPGGMGTFEELFEVLCWAQIGIHRKPVGLLNVNGYYGPLMKMVEHSVQEGFSNTSHLSLWSLEADPAELLKQMSSYIPAELTQKWSQLNGK from the coding sequence ATGAAACGTATAGCTGTTTTTGCAGGCTCCAATCCGGGAAATCACCCCGATTATACAGAGAAGGCTATTCAACTGGGCAAACAGATTGCTGATAGTGGTTATGCACTGGTCTATGGTGGTTCTTGCATGGGCTTGATGGGTGCAGTAGCCGATGCTGCTCTTGAGCAAGGGGGAGAGGTAATCGGGGTTATGCCTACCGGATTGTTCCGGGGCGAGGTTGTTCATGGAGGGCTCACACAACTGATTGAAGTGGGAACCATGCATGAACGGAAGGCTACGATGGCTGAATTATCCGATGGATTCATTGCACTTCCCGGAGGTATGGGTACATTTGAAGAACTATTCGAGGTACTGTGCTGGGCACAGATCGGTATTCATCGTAAACCTGTTGGCTTATTGAATGTCAACGGATATTATGGACCGCTGATGAAGATGGTAGAACACAGCGTACAGGAAGGATTCTCCAACACCTCGCATCTCAGCCTGTGGAGTCTGGAAGCTGATCCGGCTGAACTGCTCAAACAAATGTCATCCTATATTCCTGCAGAGCTGACTCAGAAGTGGTCACAACTCAACGGGAAATGA
- a CDS encoding DUF6809 family protein: protein MNSILEALYNGRLRPDEMMMPTHPEYQALGRQIAALTEQWKNRLSGEEFRELEQLFDLCGRCEGMHTEAAFAQGFRLGANMLIEVMSQREESVLEFN from the coding sequence ATGAATTCGATATTAGAAGCATTATATAATGGACGACTTCGACCGGATGAGATGATGATGCCGACACATCCTGAATACCAAGCGTTAGGACGGCAGATTGCAGCTCTGACAGAGCAGTGGAAGAATCGATTGAGCGGGGAAGAATTCCGTGAGCTTGAACAGTTATTTGACTTGTGTGGCAGATGTGAGGGCATGCATACGGAAGCAGCGTTTGCACAAGGTTTTCGTCTGGGTGCCAACATGTTAATTGAAGTCATGAGTCAGCGTGAGGAATCGGTGTTGGAGTTTAACTAA
- a CDS encoding ABC transporter ATP-binding protein encodes MLRRFFAYYRPYKKLFILDFSCAILVALLELAFPLAVNRVVDDLLPGGRWDWILWACLALLGIYLLNSFLNFVVTYWGHKLGINIETDMRKSLFNHVQKLSFRFFDNTKTGHLVSRMTNDLMDIGEIAHHGPEDVFIAVMTLIGAFSIMMSINGNLAVLTFIIVPLIIYLSLYFGSKMSKAFSRMFGDIADFNARVENNITGIRVVQAFANEEHEKAQFAVNNGRFRQTKLIAYKIMAWNSSVSYMLMKLVSLFVLVCGTWFVIKGSMTYGQFIAFIMLSNVFLTPIQKINSVIETYPKGIAGFKRYTELLDMEPDVEDRPGAVTVSHLRGDIRYEQVTFGYSDQEPVLKGIDLNVRAGETVALVGPSGAGKTTLCSLLPRFYDVLEGRITIDGQEIQGMTLDSLRSHIGIVQQDVFLFDGSIRENIAYGKLDASEEEIWMAARRAQMEPLIQSMPEGLDTLIGERGVKLSGGQKQRLSIARMFLKNPPILILDEATSALDTETEAAIQQSLAELSEGRTTLVIAHRLATIKNADRIIVVAEQGITEQGRHEELLAAGGVYSRLHYAQFGA; translated from the coding sequence ATGCTTCGCCGTTTCTTTGCCTATTATAGGCCTTACAAAAAGCTTTTTATTCTTGACTTCAGCTGTGCGATTCTAGTCGCGCTGCTTGAACTGGCTTTTCCACTGGCGGTCAACCGGGTAGTCGATGATCTGCTGCCAGGCGGTCGCTGGGACTGGATTCTATGGGCATGTCTGGCATTGCTCGGCATCTACTTATTGAATTCATTTTTGAACTTCGTGGTTACCTATTGGGGACACAAGCTAGGCATTAACATTGAGACGGATATGCGTAAAAGTCTGTTTAATCATGTGCAGAAGTTATCGTTTCGTTTCTTCGATAATACAAAAACAGGACACCTCGTCTCCCGCATGACTAACGACCTGATGGATATCGGTGAGATTGCCCATCATGGTCCAGAGGATGTATTTATCGCGGTCATGACCCTAATTGGGGCATTCAGCATCATGATGAGCATTAACGGAAATCTGGCGGTGTTAACCTTTATCATCGTACCGTTGATTATTTATCTGTCGCTCTACTTTGGTAGCAAAATGTCCAAGGCATTCAGCCGAATGTTTGGAGATATTGCGGACTTCAACGCTCGTGTAGAGAACAATATTACAGGTATCCGTGTTGTTCAGGCTTTTGCCAATGAAGAGCATGAAAAAGCACAATTCGCTGTGAACAACGGTCGTTTCCGTCAGACCAAGCTGATCGCATACAAAATCATGGCCTGGAACTCCTCTGTCAGTTATATGCTGATGAAGCTGGTATCCCTCTTTGTCTTGGTATGCGGAACATGGTTTGTCATTAAAGGCAGTATGACCTACGGTCAGTTCATTGCATTTATTATGCTGTCCAATGTGTTCCTGACACCGATTCAGAAGATCAACTCGGTTATTGAGACGTATCCGAAAGGGATTGCAGGCTTTAAACGTTATACGGAGTTACTTGATATGGAACCGGATGTGGAAGATCGTCCAGGAGCCGTTACAGTATCCCATTTGCGTGGAGATATCCGTTATGAGCAAGTGACCTTTGGTTATTCAGATCAGGAGCCTGTGCTCAAAGGTATTGATCTAAACGTACGTGCAGGTGAAACTGTAGCGCTTGTCGGTCCATCAGGGGCAGGTAAAACAACGCTATGCAGTCTGCTGCCGCGGTTCTATGATGTGCTGGAAGGTCGCATCACGATCGATGGGCAGGAGATACAGGGTATGACACTGGACTCCTTACGTAGTCATATCGGAATTGTACAACAGGACGTGTTCCTCTTCGATGGAAGCATTCGGGAGAACATTGCCTACGGCAAGCTGGATGCATCCGAAGAAGAAATCTGGATGGCCGCTAGACGTGCCCAGATGGAACCTTTGATTCAATCGATGCCGGAAGGATTGGATACGTTAATTGGTGAACGCGGTGTGAAGCTGTCCGGTGGACAGAAACAGCGTTTATCTATTGCCCGTATGTTCCTGAAAAACCCGCCAATTCTGATCCTGGACGAAGCCACATCCGCGCTGGATACAGAAACGGAAGCGGCGATTCAGCAATCCCTTGCTGAACTGTCAGAGGGTCGGACCACACTGGTTATTGCTCACCGATTGGCTACGATCAAAAATGCAGACCGCATTATTGTCGTTGCTGAACAAGGTATTACGGAGCAGGGACGTCATGAAGAATTACTCGCAGCTGGTGGGGTGTATAGCCGCCTTCACTATGCGCAGTTTGGCGCGTAA
- a CDS encoding manganese catalase family protein yields the protein MFKRLDEILIEIPNVEKPDPNAAAAIQELLGGKFGEMSTLNNYLYQSFNFRSKEKLKPFYDLVMSITAEELGHVELVSHGINKCLRGSTEYKEPDDTPLGSVKDARLSYHYLAGAQGAMPFDSMGNPWTGANVFNSGNLVEDLLHNFFLECGARTHKMKVYEMTDHPAAREVVGFLLVRGGVHVVAYAKALEIATGVNVTKLVPIPSLNNKAFNEARKYEEKGVHTKLYTYSDKDFNTIGQIWKGTHPEDGQPLEVIQGIPEGFPIPEAPAVEEEFAPGISQEDFKEIARRLKMAGNIAD from the coding sequence ATGTTCAAACGCTTGGATGAAATCCTGATTGAGATTCCCAATGTCGAGAAGCCAGATCCGAATGCTGCGGCAGCTATACAAGAATTACTCGGCGGCAAATTCGGAGAAATGTCAACGTTGAACAACTACCTCTATCAATCGTTTAATTTTCGATCCAAAGAAAAGCTGAAGCCTTTCTATGACCTCGTCATGAGCATTACCGCCGAAGAATTGGGTCATGTTGAGCTCGTGTCTCATGGCATTAACAAGTGCCTCAGAGGTTCAACCGAGTACAAAGAACCCGATGATACGCCGCTTGGTTCCGTAAAAGATGCTCGTCTGTCGTATCACTATCTGGCAGGTGCACAAGGCGCAATGCCTTTTGACTCTATGGGTAATCCATGGACAGGAGCAAACGTCTTCAACAGTGGCAACCTGGTCGAGGATCTGCTGCATAACTTCTTCCTAGAATGTGGCGCTCGTACTCATAAAATGAAAGTATATGAGATGACGGATCACCCGGCAGCCCGGGAAGTGGTTGGTTTCCTGCTGGTACGTGGCGGCGTTCATGTTGTCGCATATGCGAAAGCACTTGAGATTGCAACTGGCGTAAATGTGACCAAGCTGGTGCCTATTCCTTCACTGAACAACAAAGCCTTCAACGAGGCTCGCAAATATGAAGAAAAAGGGGTACACACCAAGCTGTATACCTATAGTGATAAAGATTTCAACACGATTGGACAGATCTGGAAAGGAACTCACCCCGAAGATGGACAACCTCTGGAAGTCATTCAAGGGATACCTGAAGGATTCCCGATTCCGGAAGCTCCTGCGGTCGAGGAAGAGTTTGCACCAGGTATTTCGCAAGAAGACTTTAAGGAAATTGCGCGTCGTCTGAAGATGGCAGGGAATATTGCGGATTAA
- a CDS encoding DUF3221 domain-containing protein: protein MSNLRRVLILLSILIVCLTGCSGHIECNSVQTQANAPSEDGFTGYVVERKDNSILVVDPAYEDFSANGGKNRYYPAKWFSNAPDPQIGSYVEVWTDGGPENEPYPGQARAEKIAVSCPVAPDGAHMTDADAIRSGLLSPDAENIRVPVIEDKRFDADSGTWTLLMRDAMTANEGQVVHVTVKDEKQVKIQGEE, encoded by the coding sequence ATGTCCAACCTTCGTCGAGTCCTCATATTGCTCTCAATCCTAATCGTATGCCTTACGGGATGTTCAGGACATATCGAGTGCAACTCCGTGCAGACTCAAGCCAATGCACCAAGTGAAGATGGATTCACTGGTTATGTGGTTGAACGCAAAGACAATTCCATTCTTGTGGTTGATCCTGCATATGAGGATTTCAGTGCGAACGGAGGAAAAAATCGGTATTATCCGGCAAAATGGTTCTCCAATGCGCCTGATCCGCAGATCGGCTCCTATGTTGAAGTCTGGACGGATGGAGGCCCGGAAAATGAACCCTATCCTGGGCAGGCCAGAGCAGAAAAGATAGCGGTATCTTGTCCAGTGGCACCGGATGGCGCGCATATGACGGATGCGGATGCGATTCGTAGCGGACTTCTTTCACCTGATGCAGAGAACATCCGTGTTCCAGTCATTGAGGACAAGCGGTTTGATGCAGATTCAGGGACATGGACCCTTCTTATGCGAGATGCGATGACAGCGAATGAAGGGCAAGTAGTTCATGTGACCGTGAAGGACGAGAAGCAAGTTAAGATACAAGGCGAAGAATAA
- a CDS encoding iron ABC transporter permease produces the protein MSSQASPEKHNPDSPTAKIHTRPWAATLILTGGVLLLALGMALSISFGAADIKLSVVWKAIFDFNPELTPHQIIWEIRLPRILGGAMVGACFAVAGAIMQGMTRNPLADSGLLGLNAGAGFALAVCFAFFPGLPFMYIIMYSFLGAGLGVLLVYGFGAASKSGLTPLRLVLAGAAVSAMLSALSEGIALYFRIGQDLAFWTAGGVAGTKWSQLEVMFPWVLAALIAGLLISRSITLLSLGEDIAVGLGQRTGLIKLIGLIVVLILAGTAVSVVGAVGFVGLIIPHLTRKLVGVDYRWIIPCSAVMGSLLLVFADLAARMINPPYETPIGALVALIGVPFFLYLARKERRTL, from the coding sequence ATGAGTTCACAAGCTTCACCAGAAAAACATAATCCGGATTCACCCACTGCGAAGATACACACTCGTCCGTGGGCAGCCACGCTTATTCTTACAGGGGGAGTTTTGCTACTCGCTCTGGGTATGGCGTTGTCCATTTCTTTTGGCGCTGCTGATATTAAGCTTAGTGTAGTCTGGAAGGCTATCTTTGATTTCAATCCTGAATTGACTCCACATCAGATTATATGGGAGATTCGGTTACCACGTATTCTTGGAGGAGCAATGGTAGGTGCATGTTTCGCTGTAGCTGGTGCGATCATGCAGGGCATGACTCGTAACCCGCTGGCCGATTCAGGTCTGCTTGGGTTAAATGCGGGAGCTGGATTTGCACTTGCAGTTTGTTTTGCCTTCTTCCCTGGCTTGCCATTTATGTATATCATCATGTATTCCTTCCTTGGGGCAGGGCTTGGTGTCCTGTTGGTGTATGGTTTTGGTGCAGCTTCCAAATCAGGCCTTACACCACTACGCCTTGTACTTGCAGGTGCAGCTGTATCAGCGATGTTGTCGGCACTCAGTGAAGGGATTGCATTGTATTTCAGAATTGGACAAGATCTGGCTTTCTGGACAGCCGGTGGTGTAGCCGGAACGAAGTGGTCTCAACTTGAGGTCATGTTCCCATGGGTACTCGCGGCACTGATCGCAGGTCTTCTCATCTCCCGTTCCATTACTCTGCTTAGTCTCGGAGAAGATATTGCGGTGGGCTTGGGGCAACGTACTGGGTTGATCAAGCTCATAGGCCTGATTGTTGTACTGATTCTCGCGGGTACAGCTGTGTCCGTGGTGGGTGCGGTCGGTTTTGTTGGACTCATTATTCCCCATCTCACGCGGAAGCTGGTTGGGGTAGATTATCGCTGGATTATTCCATGTTCCGCTGTGATGGGGAGTTTGCTACTCGTATTTGCGGATCTGGCTGCACGTATGATTAACCCGCCGTACGAGACGCCAATTGGCGCATTGGTTGCCCTCATCGGGGTACCATTCTTCCTGTATCTGGCGCGTAAAGAAAGGAGGACTCTGTAA
- a CDS encoding ribbon-helix-helix domain-containing protein, which yields MSAKKMGRPKSDKPKSRTIEIRVDEEIMNKLDISAEKLNTNRSDIVRKGIEKIYDELQK from the coding sequence ATGTCCGCCAAAAAGATGGGGCGGCCTAAATCTGACAAACCCAAAAGCAGAACGATTGAAATACGTGTCGATGAGGAAATTATGAACAAGCTCGATATTTCGGCTGAGAAGCTGAATACGAATCGATCAGACATCGTTCGCAAAGGGATTGAGAAGATTTACGACGAACTCCAAAAATGA
- a CDS encoding glycerophosphodiester phosphodiesterase, producing MRNMEIIAHRGASAVCPENTMSAFERSLELGATGIETDVQMTSDGRLVLIHDETLSRTGGAEGWVKDTTYHQLRTRDAGSWFHADFTGERIPSLEELFKLVQGKGTLLNLELKNGIVSYKGMEEKVIQAIRDWNLEQQVVLSSFNHASLVRCKRLAPEIRTALLYMEKLYRPYDYAAKLEASGLHPYKLAVTQEDVAAALAHGVVTYPFTVNDPVEMQAMIDMGVQGIITDVPDVLASLLTVHAR from the coding sequence ATGAGGAACATGGAGATTATTGCCCATCGCGGTGCATCTGCCGTATGCCCGGAGAATACGATGAGCGCTTTTGAACGGAGTCTGGAGCTTGGAGCAACAGGCATTGAAACCGATGTGCAGATGACGAGTGATGGCAGACTGGTACTGATTCATGATGAGACGTTAAGCCGAACTGGCGGCGCAGAAGGCTGGGTTAAGGATACGACTTACCATCAATTGCGCACACGGGATGCGGGGTCCTGGTTCCATGCTGATTTTACCGGGGAACGTATTCCTTCTCTGGAGGAGTTATTCAAGCTGGTACAGGGGAAAGGAACACTGCTTAATCTGGAATTGAAAAATGGTATTGTGAGTTATAAGGGGATGGAAGAGAAGGTTATACAAGCGATCCGGGATTGGAATCTGGAGCAACAGGTTGTGCTGTCGAGCTTCAATCATGCTTCGCTTGTGAGATGTAAACGCCTTGCCCCGGAGATTCGTACAGCACTTCTATATATGGAAAAGCTGTACCGTCCCTATGATTATGCCGCCAAACTCGAAGCTTCCGGCCTTCATCCCTACAAGCTGGCAGTCACACAAGAAGATGTTGCTGCTGCACTGGCACATGGCGTTGTTACCTATCCATTTACCGTGAATGATCCTGTCGAGATGCAGGCCATGATTGACATGGGTGTGCAAGGGATCATTACCGATGTTCCGGATGTCCTGGCATCCTTACTTACGGTACATGCCCGTTAA